AATATACATTACAGAAGTCATTCTTTGATCTATTAAAATACATGTTAAATCTTCTGAGTATTTTTTAGCCCTTCTCTTATTTTAACTTCTGCATCCATATCAACAGAACTGGTGGAATCAATTCAAGCTAATACATATAATCTAATTGTCTAAACTATATCAATATTATAGCTATACTTTTATTAAAATACCATATAAAAGTAGATAATAAAAATCTCCCCTCACTTTATTAAGTTTGGAGAGATTTATAATTCAAATTCTTATACCATTAATGTTAAAAGCTCATCTTTATAGTCAACTTTTCTTTTATCTGTTAAAACAACATTTAAATAGTTATTAGAATTGCTAATAATTATAGGTGTTATTATATCGTAACCTTCTTTTTTTATAGCTTCAATATCCATTTCCATTAAAACTTGCCCTGCTTTTATTTTATCACCTTGTTTTACTTTAGGATTAAAATGCTTACCTTTTAATTCAACTGTATTAATTCCGACATGGATTAATATTTCAGCCCCTTCATTACTTGTAATCCCTATTGCATGAAAAGTAGGAAATAATGTTGTCAAAACACCATCTACGGGTGAAACTATCTTACCTTCACTTGGTTCTATTGCAATACCTCTTCCCAAGTCTCCATTAGCAAATGCTTCATCCTTTACCTCTGTCAAAGCCTTTGTTTCTCCTTTTAGTGGGCTAAAAACAACCTCTCTCTTCACTAGTATATCTTTCTTATTTTCTGCTATAGTGTCATTATGAACTTCCTCATCCTTATATCCACTAAAGAACATTATTACAAATCCAAGTACAAATGCTACTATAATAGATACTATAGCACCATAAAATCCTGTATCTATTCCTTTAGGTCCTATATAACTTGGTATTCCAAATATACCTAGTCCTCCAAACATATATAGCTTACTTCCCATAGCACCTAAAATAGCACCACCTATTGCTGCACCAATACAACTTATAACAAAAGGTTTTTTACGTGGCAGCGTAACACCATATATGGCTGGCTCTGTAACACCAAAAATTCCTGATATAAATGCTGGTATAGATATTGATTTTAACTTTTGGTCTTTTGTCTTAAGCATTATTGCTAAAACTACACCAATCTGAGCGAAAGATGCCCCAAAAGTAAGTGCTATAATAGGATCATACTTTAATACAGATAAGTTATTTATAAGTATAGGAACTAATCCCCAATGCAATCCGAATATAACAAATACCTGCCATAAGCCTCCAAGGAAAATTCCTGCAATAATAGGACTTAAACTGTACATACCAAGTGTCACTGCTCCAAGTAATTTACCTGCCCAAGTTGCTATAGGTCCTATAACTAATAAGGATAAAGGCGCAACAACCAAAAGTGTACAAAAAGGAACTAAGAATGTTTTAACTACATCTGGTATTATACTTCTAAAAAATCTCTCTATTTTTGCTCCTACATATACGGTTAAAACTATCGGAATAACACTTGAAGAATAACTCATTAATATAACTGGAATTTTTAAAAATGTTAAGTATACTGGTGAAGATATAACCGTTCCTGTAAGTACTGTGTATAGTGGTTTTCCTGCCGTTAAACTTGAAAGTGCAGGATAAACTAGTATTGCTCCTAGAGTCATACCAATAAAATGATTTGCATTAAACTTTTTTGCAGCTGTATATCCTAAAAATATAGGTAAAAAATAAAAGAAACTATCACCTATTGCATTTAAGACTATATAAGTTCCTGAAGTGTTAGTCAAAATCTTTAGAGATATGAGGAGTGCATTAAATCCCTTTATCATACCTGTAGCAGCAAGAACTCCTAGTGTAGGTGAAAATACTCCAGAAATAGTATCAATAAAACTATTAAATAAATTCTTTTTTTCATCAACTGATGAATCCTGTGCTCCATCTTCTACATTAAGACCACCAACCGCTACCACATCAGCATATACATCAGGAACATGATTTCCAATAACAACTTGATATTGCCCCCCACTTTTTATTACTGTTACAACTCCATTCATTTTTTTCAAAACGTCTGTATTAGCTTTACTTTCATCTTTTAATTTAAAACGTAATCGCGTAATACAATGCGTCAGACTATTTATATTTTCTTTTCCACCAACATTATCTAATATATCTTTGGCTAATTTTTCATATTTCATGCTGACTTCTCCTCTCTTCCTTTCTCATCTCATATAATGAAAAATACTACACACAATTGAAAAATGTTTTCGCATTATGTGTAGTATTAGTTTTTTAACGTTTTTTATGAGTAGTTTAGCAGCATGAAAAATTAACCATATAATATTAAAAAACTTCATTTCCTATTATTTAAAATTAAATTCACCACTGTTTTTATCTTCTAAAGTTCTAATCATATGATAAAAAAGTGCATTAATTGGAGTTGGAACCTTTAACTTTTCTCCTAATCTAACCATTGTTCCAGAGAACATCTCGACTTCTGTTTTTCTTCCAGCTTCTATATCTTGAAGCATAGAAGTTCTACCACTAGCATTAATTTGCTTTAAAACTTCCCTTTGTTTTATTAAGTCCTCAGTTGAAATATCAACTCCTAATTTTTGTGCTACTTCAATAACTTCATGCATAGCTGCCTCTCTAACATAATTAGCATGTATATTCTCTCTCCATGCTCCAAACGGAATTCCTAAAATTGCTGAACTTTGATTTTCAGAAACATTACACATGAATTTCTTCCAAATAGCACGAATCATATCCTTTTCAATTACATATTTTATATTAGCAGCATCAAATAATTTGCTTAATGCTACCACTCTTTCACTGAGCTTGTCATTCTTCTTTTCTCCAAATTCTATATTACAAGATTCCGGTCTATAGATCACATTATTTTCAATCCTAGTAACAGCTGCACGAGTTACTGAATAAATTACCTTTTCTTCTCCATAAATTTTTGAAATAATTTCTTCACTTTCTATCCCATTCAAAAGTGACATAATAATAGTATTATATCCAACTTGGTTTTTAATACTGTGAAGTGCTTCATTAAATTGATTCATTTTTGTAGCTATAATTATTAAATCTGCTGCAGGCATACTCTCACTTGCACTAACCACTTTAAATTTATGTAAAACTCCATTAATTACAGCGCCTTCATTTTCTATTCTATTTTTCCTGTCTCCATCTGCAATAACTCTAAAATTTTCATATCCGACAGCTTTAATAATACCTTGAGCTATATAACAACCAATTGCTCCTAACCCAACTAATGCTACTGTTTTAATATTTTTCATAAGTATACCTCTTTTCATTTATTTATTTTATAATATTTATGATAAAAAAGGGGCTGTTGCAAAACTAAAAAATAGTTTTGCAATAGCTCCTTTGTTGTATATAAAAAATGTGAGTTCCGAAGAACTCACATTGATTGTATAATTAAATTATGAACGTAACTAAATTATACACAAAAAATTATAATCAATTTAATGATAATTTGCAACTTATATTACCATTAAATTTAGAAAACTTAATACCAGAAGATGATTCGGTTCGTTTGCTAAGCTATTTGTTGGAGGGATTAAATTATAAAAAATTGTACAAGGCGTATTCTTCCGTAGGAAGAAAATCAGCAGTTGAACCCAAAATCATGTTCAAAATAATATCTTATGCTTATTCTCAAAATATTTATTCAAGTAGAAAGATAGAAAAAGCATGCAAAAGAGATATAAATTTCAAATGGCTACTTCAAGGCTTTAAAGCACCTGATCACGCTACTATAAGTAGATTTCGAAAAAAATATCTTTCAAATGAAGTGATTGAAGATTTATTTTATCAACAAGTTAACTATTTAGCTAAAGAAAAAGAATTATTATTTGAAAATGTATTTATCGATGGTACTAAAATTGAGGCAAATGCCAACCGATATACTTTTGTTTGGAAGAAAGCTATTTATAAAAATGAAGGTAAGATGTTTGATAAAATTATTGCTCTTGTTAAAACCATTAATCTTGAAAGATTAATGAAATTCACTATTGAGAGAGAAACTTTGATTGATGATATAAACAAAATTCTTCAATGGCTTTTATTTGAAAAAGAAAAAAGAAATATAGAGTTTGTTCATGGAATCGGTAAAAGAAAAACTGCAATTCAAAAGTGGATAGAACAACTATCACAATATAAAGAAAGACAAGAAAAATATAATTTAAGTAAGAAAATATTTTCAAAAAGAAATAGCTATTCTAAAACTGATACTGATGCAACTTTCATGCATATGAAAGATGATCATATGAGAAATGGTCAATTAAAACCTGCCTATAATGTACAAATAGCAGTTGATAGTGAATATGTAACTGGTGTTGGAGTATTTGATGATAGAAATGATATAGCAACATTAATACCAATGATTACTAATATGCAAGAAAAAATTGGTCATAAATATACTAATGTGATTGCAGATTCTGGTTACGAAAGTGAAGAAAACTATTTGTTTTTAGAGTCTAATAATCAAATACCATATATAAAACCTCAAACTTATGAGAAATGGAAAAAAAGAAGTTTTAAAAACGACATCAGTAAGCGTGAAAATATGAAATATGATGTTAAAACAGATACATATATTTGTCATAATAATAGAAAATTATTCCCATCATATATTATTCATAAAAAATCTGCAAGTGGGTATACGTCTGAGGTTACTGTTTATGAATGTGAAAATTGCGATAACTGCACTTTGAAATCAAAGTGCACAAAAGCAAAGAATAACCGAAAAATGCAGGTTTCAAAGACTTTTATTAAAAAGCGTCAAATTTCATACAACAATATCAAAACTGAATTGGGAACTAAATTGAGAATGAACAGATCTATTCAAGTTGAAGGTGCGTTTGGAATTTTAAAAAGCGACTATGAATTCAAAAGATTTTTAACACGTGGAAAAAATAGTGTAAAAACTGAATTTATTTTGCTTTGTTTTGGATATAACATTAACAAATTACATTTAAAAATCCAAAATGAAAGAACTCAAAAGTATCTTCACGAATTAAAAACTATTTCCTAATTATGGAATAATATAGTTAGGTTTATTTTAGTGCGTCAAAATCTCATGGAAATTCAAATAATTAATATAGTATTTAAAATATTAGGCAATTTTATAGCTTAAACAAAAAAAGAGCATCGCTCATGATTAATTTTAATCATTTTGCGACACTCCCCTTTTTTATTCATAATAACAAACAATTGGAGTTCCTGCATCGATATTTTCATATATTGTTTTTGCCAAATCGAATGGTGAATTTACACAACCATGTGAACCATTTGTTAGATATATATTTCCTCCAAATTGTGTTCTCCAATTCGCATCATGAATTCCAATTCCTCCATTAAACGGCATCCAATAACTAACAGGTGAACTGTAGCCTTGACCTTTCAATGTTGCATTTCTCTCTTTATATTTAAGTCTGTATACTCCCGCAGGTGTTGTATCATTCAAACTTACATTTCCAGTAACAACGTCACCTTGAACTACTAAACTACCATTTTTATAAAACCACAAATGCTGTTTTGATAAATCTACTTCTACATAAGTATTTCCAATGTCGTTAGCATCATGTGATGCAGCTTTTTGGCTATATGTTGGATCCTTTTCTTTAGTCTCACCTTTTTTGATTGCATCATTTAAATCTTGCATTTCCTTAGTAGTATTAATAGACCATCCATAGTCACCGCCACTAACATTTATAGTATTTCCTGAAGATGTAGCAAAGCTTCTCTGTTTACCAATTGTATTGCAAGGACTAAAAATTCCATTTAGATAATTTTTTTCTTGGCTATCATTAATTGTAACATTAAGATTATCATCAACCTTAAGCCACTTGTTTATCACTGAACCATCTATAGTTTCTTTATTATTACCTAAATTGTATGTTATCTTTGAAGCTATATATTTATTAAGAAGATCTTTAGTTTCTTTGACTTTAGGAGATTTCGAAGTATATTTGGGTTCTACATATGCTCCAATTTTTTCTAAATCTATTGTAGAATCTTGATTTTTAAGTGCTTTTTCTATTTTATTATATATTATATCTTTATTAACCTTATTTCCTCTTACTTCCTTTATAACTACATAACCTTTATCTGTATAGTTAAAGCTTGGATTTTTAGGTTCTACAACTGTACTTCCACCTACACATGCTAAGCTATTGAGCTTTTGCTGTAATAACTTATCATCATATGAAATTTTATCAGTCATTTTAGAATTATTTGAACTAAATACTGATGCAACCCATTTATACGGGCTCTGCTTATTTTTAAAACTAGAATAATTTCCTTGTGAATCATATTTTACCTTAATATCTTCTGCTTTTATAATTTCACTTTTTCCATCTCGTTCTTTAATTTTTAATGTATAATTTTTAAGTTTGCTATTCATCTCAGATTTTACTTGATCTACTGTTTTTCCTGAAACGCTAATGTCATTGATTTTAGATCCAAAATAGAAATGATTTGTAAAATACTTGGCCATTCCTAAATATATAACAAGTAAAATACCTAAAACAATACCTATACCTATAGTAACAGTTTTGCGTTTACTTTTTTCTGTTCCTTTTTCTGTTTCCGTAGTACCCATCCCCTTTACAACTTAACAAAAATCCGAATTTTATATTTTGTTTTTATAATAAATCTTACAGTTAATTCTATGTATTAATAACAATACTTAAAACAATACACTAATATTTTTCGAAAATTATTTTTATTAATTAACTTATTCTTTTATATAAGTTTCTTAAATAATTGAATCTTATATGCAAAATTCTACATTAAGGTAATATGTCCCATCTTAACTACTTATTAATAATTCAAAATTCTACTTATACTACTTATTTCTCCTTTATTATGTGGGTTTCTACTAAATTCTTCCTTCCTAAAATTATTTGTTATTATCATCTATTAAACTATTATACAAAACTCCGCGACCATTTACCACTATTTTAGACATATTATTAAATATGTAATTGCAGCCCACTTTTTTAACATAATATCAACATTTTAATCTTTACGTTTTGCTTTTGCTAACAATTATTGCTTTTTCAAGTAAATTTAATTATTTACATATAAAATTATTTGTGGTAATTTATTATTATATTCTTAAAAGTTTACACTTGTACAAAAAGGGGGAAATTTTTTTATGTCAAAATCAAAGATTTTAAGTCTTTTAACATCTATCGTAGTGACTTTTAGTACTTTAGCAAATTACTCCATTACAATCCACGCTGCTGCAAAAGATAATGCAGTCTCTATTACTAATCAAACTGGAACGGATGCTGCTATAGCTAACGATGAAAAATTAATAGAAATGCTTAAAAAGAATGGAACTATCCCACAAAATGCAACATCTGACGAAGCTTATAAAATTCTAAACACCTATCTTTCTAAAAATAAAACCAAGGATACTAACGACCCTACAAAATTAGATATTAAATCTGTTCAAGGACTAAAAAAATATAGTAAAGAAGCAATAAGCAAAGGGCTATTACAAAAGAAAAACAAAAAAAATAATCCTCAAACCACTTGGGATGGAAGTGTCACTAAAGACAAAACTCTTGTAATTTTAGTTGAATTTCCAGACTTATCTCATGATACTTTAACTCCTAAGGATACCGATATGTACTATAAGGACTATCCAACCTCGCATTATCAAGATATGATATTTGGACCTAATGGTTATACAGGTCCAAATGGTGAAAATTTTGTTTCTTTAAAACAATATTATAATAAACAATCAGGTGGAAGCTATGATATAAATGGAACTGTTGTAGGTTGGTATAAAGCTCAGCATCCTGCTGCTTACTATGGTGCAAATCAGGGAGGAGACAATAGTCCACGTGCACGTGATCTCGTAAAAGAAGCATTAACTGAAGCTGCTAAACATATAGATCTGAAACAATTTGATGTAAAAGATCCTTACGACCTAAATGGTGATGGTAATCTTAACGAACCTGATGGTATAATTGACCATCTAATGATTATTCATTCAGGAATGGGCGAAGAAGCAGGTGGTGGCTCAATAGGAACCGATGCCATATGGTCACATAGTTCAAAAGTTTATGATATGGAAAATGGTACTGCAAAACCTTGGAAAATACCTGGCACTGATATGTCAGCATATCCATATACTATTATGCCTGAAGACGGAGCTGCTGGAGTATTTTGCCATGAATTTGGACATGATTTAGGCCTTCCTGATGAATATGATACTCAATATTCTGGCAAAGGTGAGCCTGTAGGTTATTGGTCTATAATGTCTGATGGAAGCTGGTCTGGAACTATTCCAGGAACTGAACCTTCTGGCTTTAGTGCATATGATAAGGAATACTTTCAAAAAAGATATGGCGGTAACTGGTTCCATGGTAACACAATTGATTTATCTCAATTAGATAAAAAAGGTAAAAAGTACACTCTAGATGCTGCTAGTGAAAAATCCGTAAATAATGATTTTGTTAAAGTCACTCTTCCTAAAAAATCCACTACTATAACTAAACCTTCAAGTGGAAATTATCTTTATTTTAGTGGAAAAGGTGATAATTTAAGTAACTCTATGTTAACTACTATAGATTTAACAAATGCCACTTCTGCAGATTTTAACTTTAAAACTTGGTATAACATAGAACAAGATTGGGATTATGGTTCTGTTCAAGTACAGATAGCTGGTACTAATACATGGACAAGCATTCTAGGGAACATCACTACAACTACTAATCTAAATAATCAAAATCCTGGAAATGGAATCACCGGAAAATCTAATGGTTGGACTGATGCAAAATTTGACCTTAAAGATTATATTGGTAAAAAGATCACATTAAAATTAAATTACTGGACCGATGCTGGCGGAGACATGGATGGTCTTTATGTTGATGATTTAAGCCTTAATATAGACGGAAAACAAGCTTTTCTTGATGATGCTGAAGGCACTGCTAGCCATTTTATATTAAATGGTTTTACTAAGGATAGCGGTGTAAAGCTTACTGATCAATACTACTTAATGGAGCTTAGAAATCACTATGGAACAGATAGTGGACTTGGTCATATTAAACGTGGTGCAAGCATTATGTCTTATGACCCTGGCGTACTTGTATGGTATGTTGACAATCTTTACAGCGATAATTGGACTGGTATCCATCCTGGACATGGTTTCTTAAGTGTGGTTGACGCTGACCAACATTTATTAAGATGGAGTGATGGAAGCCTTGCTGAAAATAGATATGAAATGCACGATGCAGCTTTTACAACAAAAAAATCCGAAAAAATGTTCTTAGATTATACTAATTCTTCAACACCTAGAACTTTAACTGATGATGTAATTTCTAAACATCCTACCTTTGAGGATGATAGAACTTATATTACTGATGAGCTTCCAGACGTAGGTGTATTACTTCCTCATTTCGGTTTAAAAATGAATGTAATTGATCAAACAGATGACAGTAGTCATGCTAACATAGAACTTAAGCTAAAATAATTATATAAATATACTGCTCACTAATATAACTGTAGTGAGCAGCTTTTTCTATACTTCACTTATAAAATATCTACAATCTTCTAAAAAATGCTTAGCTGCAACAGAAAGATATCCACCTTTTTTCCATACAATTGCAGTTTTAGTTTTAAGTCTTGACTCCTTAATTTGAGCATACTTTAAATTTATGTTTGGAATAATACCAATCCAGTCTTTTGGTATTATAGCCACCCCCATACCTGTTTTAGCCCATAATAATATTGTTCTTGTGTCCTCTATTTTACCAAGCACTCTTGGTTGAAATCCTGACTGCTCACATGCCTCTATTATCATTTTTTCATACCTTCTATGTATTAATAAAGGTTTGTTTTGGAGCTCACTCATATCAATAAATTTGGGTTCATTATACCAAAATAGATTTTCACTAGCTGCTGCTATCATAGGTTCTTCTGGAAGAGATATTGACTCATACAATTCTGAGTTCAAAGGTGTTCTTATAATACCAATTTCTATTAGTCCATTATTTAATAACTCTAATATCTCATGTGTATCACATTCTCTAACATGAAAGTTTATATTTTTGTACTTTTTATGAAAGTTATAAATCCAATTTGGCAAAAGAATATCTCCTGCTGAAGATATAGCTCCTATAGACAATGTTCCTTGAAGTCCCTCATTAAAATCTCTTAACTCTTTAATTGTTCTTTCCTTAAGTTCTAACATCTGTTTTGCTCTATGTAAAAGCATTTCTCCTGCATTAGTTAATTTAATACTTCT
The Clostridium felsineum DSM 794 DNA segment above includes these coding regions:
- a CDS encoding immune inhibitor A codes for the protein MSKSKILSLLTSIVVTFSTLANYSITIHAAAKDNAVSITNQTGTDAAIANDEKLIEMLKKNGTIPQNATSDEAYKILNTYLSKNKTKDTNDPTKLDIKSVQGLKKYSKEAISKGLLQKKNKKNNPQTTWDGSVTKDKTLVILVEFPDLSHDTLTPKDTDMYYKDYPTSHYQDMIFGPNGYTGPNGENFVSLKQYYNKQSGGSYDINGTVVGWYKAQHPAAYYGANQGGDNSPRARDLVKEALTEAAKHIDLKQFDVKDPYDLNGDGNLNEPDGIIDHLMIIHSGMGEEAGGGSIGTDAIWSHSSKVYDMENGTAKPWKIPGTDMSAYPYTIMPEDGAAGVFCHEFGHDLGLPDEYDTQYSGKGEPVGYWSIMSDGSWSGTIPGTEPSGFSAYDKEYFQKRYGGNWFHGNTIDLSQLDKKGKKYTLDAASEKSVNNDFVKVTLPKKSTTITKPSSGNYLYFSGKGDNLSNSMLTTIDLTNATSADFNFKTWYNIEQDWDYGSVQVQIAGTNTWTSILGNITTTTNLNNQNPGNGITGKSNGWTDAKFDLKDYIGKKITLKLNYWTDAGGDMDGLYVDDLSLNIDGKQAFLDDAEGTASHFILNGFTKDSGVKLTDQYYLMELRNHYGTDSGLGHIKRGASIMSYDPGVLVWYVDNLYSDNWTGIHPGHGFLSVVDADQHLLRWSDGSLAENRYEMHDAAFTTKKSEKMFLDYTNSSTPRTLTDDVISKHPTFEDDRTYITDELPDVGVLLPHFGLKMNVIDQTDDSSHANIELKLK
- a CDS encoding L,D-transpeptidase family protein, whose translation is MGTTETEKGTEKSKRKTVTIGIGIVLGILLVIYLGMAKYFTNHFYFGSKINDISVSGKTVDQVKSEMNSKLKNYTLKIKERDGKSEIIKAEDIKVKYDSQGNYSSFKNKQSPYKWVASVFSSNNSKMTDKISYDDKLLQQKLNSLACVGGSTVVEPKNPSFNYTDKGYVVIKEVRGNKVNKDIIYNKIEKALKNQDSTIDLEKIGAYVEPKYTSKSPKVKETKDLLNKYIASKITYNLGNNKETIDGSVINKWLKVDDNLNVTINDSQEKNYLNGIFSPCNTIGKQRSFATSSGNTINVSGGDYGWSINTTKEMQDLNDAIKKGETKEKDPTYSQKAASHDANDIGNTYVEVDLSKQHLWFYKNGSLVVQGDVVTGNVSLNDTTPAGVYRLKYKERNATLKGQGYSSPVSYWMPFNGGIGIHDANWRTQFGGNIYLTNGSHGCVNSPFDLAKTIYENIDAGTPIVCYYE
- a CDS encoding LysR family transcriptional regulator, translated to MDIKQLKYFIGIAEEGNITRAAEKLHIAQPHLSNQLKLLEDELSVTLVKRNTRSIKLTNAGEMLLHRAKQMLELKERTIKELRDFNEGLQGTLSIGAISSAGDILLPNWIYNFHKKYKNINFHVRECDTHEILELLNNGLIEIGIIRTPLNSELYESISLPEEPMIAAASENLFWYNEPKFIDMSELQNKPLLIHRRYEKMIIEACEQSGFQPRVLGKIEDTRTILLWAKTGMGVAIIPKDWIGIIPNINLKYAQIKESRLKTKTAIVWKKGGYLSVAAKHFLEDCRYFISEV
- a CDS encoding beta-glucoside-specific PTS transporter subunit IIABC is translated as MKYEKLAKDILDNVGGKENINSLTHCITRLRFKLKDESKANTDVLKKMNGVVTVIKSGGQYQVVIGNHVPDVYADVVAVGGLNVEDGAQDSSVDEKKNLFNSFIDTISGVFSPTLGVLAATGMIKGFNALLISLKILTNTSGTYIVLNAIGDSFFYFLPIFLGYTAAKKFNANHFIGMTLGAILVYPALSSLTAGKPLYTVLTGTVISSPVYLTFLKIPVILMSYSSSVIPIVLTVYVGAKIERFFRSIIPDVVKTFLVPFCTLLVVAPLSLLVIGPIATWAGKLLGAVTLGMYSLSPIIAGIFLGGLWQVFVIFGLHWGLVPILINNLSVLKYDPIIALTFGASFAQIGVVLAIMLKTKDQKLKSISIPAFISGIFGVTEPAIYGVTLPRKKPFVISCIGAAIGGAILGAMGSKLYMFGGLGIFGIPSYIGPKGIDTGFYGAIVSIIVAFVLGFVIMFFSGYKDEEVHNDTIAENKKDILVKREVVFSPLKGETKALTEVKDEAFANGDLGRGIAIEPSEGKIVSPVDGVLTTLFPTFHAIGITSNEGAEILIHVGINTVELKGKHFNPKVKQGDKIKAGQVLMEMDIEAIKKEGYDIITPIIISNSNNYLNVVLTDKRKVDYKDELLTLMV
- a CDS encoding IS1182 family transposase, with amino-acid sequence MNVTKLYTKNYNQFNDNLQLILPLNLENLIPEDDSVRLLSYLLEGLNYKKLYKAYSSVGRKSAVEPKIMFKIISYAYSQNIYSSRKIEKACKRDINFKWLLQGFKAPDHATISRFRKKYLSNEVIEDLFYQQVNYLAKEKELLFENVFIDGTKIEANANRYTFVWKKAIYKNEGKMFDKIIALVKTINLERLMKFTIERETLIDDINKILQWLLFEKEKRNIEFVHGIGKRKTAIQKWIEQLSQYKERQEKYNLSKKIFSKRNSYSKTDTDATFMHMKDDHMRNGQLKPAYNVQIAVDSEYVTGVGVFDDRNDIATLIPMITNMQEKIGHKYTNVIADSGYESEENYLFLESNNQIPYIKPQTYEKWKKRSFKNDISKRENMKYDVKTDTYICHNNRKLFPSYIIHKKSASGYTSEVTVYECENCDNCTLKSKCTKAKNNRKMQVSKTFIKKRQISYNNIKTELGTKLRMNRSIQVEGAFGILKSDYEFKRFLTRGKNSVKTEFILLCFGYNINKLHLKIQNERTQKYLHELKTIS
- a CDS encoding ketopantoate reductase family protein; protein product: MKNIKTVALVGLGAIGCYIAQGIIKAVGYENFRVIADGDRKNRIENEGAVINGVLHKFKVVSASESMPAADLIIIATKMNQFNEALHSIKNQVGYNTIIMSLLNGIESEEIISKIYGEEKVIYSVTRAAVTRIENNVIYRPESCNIEFGEKKNDKLSERVVALSKLFDAANIKYVIEKDMIRAIWKKFMCNVSENQSSAILGIPFGAWRENIHANYVREAAMHEVIEVAQKLGVDISTEDLIKQREVLKQINASGRTSMLQDIEAGRKTEVEMFSGTMVRLGEKLKVPTPINALFYHMIRTLEDKNSGEFNFK